A section of the Streptomyces sp. SLBN-118 genome encodes:
- a CDS encoding DUF3103 family protein yields the protein MSSRHARPKLLAGALISVSTLAAVQLAAFPAAGAPAGTGAGDRAAASVPSSRAATAAAVGRVEDRTARALAASLADATWRSQVRDAVLADKQGDLRALTGRPAAAQAGKRLTSSLVSADRQIAAAKGLGADTGSLLRLRLAADSMRKDLKAGAVPLVAAAEADDHAKTITAYDSNGAAHTLDAGRTPDRPVYVLDIDESKALAAGMKVMRQEFGERGLTAPRASTTGSGFWTTRMTGVALSDDEEPWFKGDAEVYSLVTGFGSDGRVRVDPVEMPYLDKDGVVYHPNQILVNWSNYKYNLADVVMMEEDGSTNYRDLAKAIAGILLTIADQGAYIPLVNAVLDAIPDDWWTDDPDYVDSWYTLAKNDTGRRDGARSNGWMTLEPYYVQGL from the coding sequence TTGAGCAGTAGACATGCCCGGCCCAAACTCCTTGCCGGTGCCCTCATTTCCGTCAGCACTCTGGCCGCCGTCCAGCTTGCCGCGTTTCCCGCGGCAGGTGCCCCGGCAGGCACCGGGGCGGGTGACCGGGCGGCCGCCTCGGTCCCCTCGTCCCGCGCGGCAACCGCGGCCGCGGTCGGCCGCGTCGAGGACCGGACCGCCCGGGCGCTCGCCGCTTCGCTCGCCGACGCGACCTGGCGCTCACAGGTACGTGATGCGGTCCTGGCCGACAAGCAGGGGGACCTGCGCGCGCTGACCGGCCGGCCCGCCGCGGCGCAGGCCGGAAAGCGCCTCACATCCTCGCTGGTCTCGGCCGACCGGCAGATCGCCGCCGCCAAGGGCCTCGGCGCGGACACCGGCTCCCTTCTGCGGTTGCGTCTGGCCGCGGACTCGATGCGCAAGGACCTCAAGGCGGGCGCCGTTCCGCTGGTCGCCGCCGCCGAGGCCGACGATCACGCCAAGACGATCACCGCATACGACAGCAACGGCGCCGCCCACACCCTTGACGCGGGCAGGACACCCGACCGGCCCGTCTATGTGCTCGACATCGACGAGTCCAAGGCCCTTGCCGCGGGCATGAAAGTCATGCGCCAGGAGTTCGGCGAGCGCGGCCTGACAGCGCCGCGGGCGAGCACCACCGGTTCGGGCTTCTGGACCACGCGTATGACCGGCGTGGCGCTCTCGGACGACGAGGAGCCCTGGTTCAAGGGCGACGCCGAAGTCTATTCGCTGGTGACCGGCTTCGGCTCGGACGGCAGGGTCCGCGTCGACCCGGTCGAGATGCCCTACCTGGACAAGGACGGGGTCGTCTACCACCCCAACCAGATCCTGGTGAACTGGTCCAACTACAAGTACAACCTCGCCGACGTCGTGATGATGGAGGAGGACGGCAGCACCAACTACCGCGACCTCGCCAAGGCCATCGCCGGAATCCTGCTCACCATCGCCGATCAGGGCGCCTACATCCCGTTGGTGAACGCGGTCCTCGATGCCATTCCGGACGACTGGTGGACCGACGATCCGGACTACGTCGACTCCTGGTACACCCTCGCCAAGAACGACACGGGCCGCCGCGACGGCGCGCGCTCCAACGGCTGGATGACCCTCGAGCCGTACTACGTCCAGGGGTTGTGA
- a CDS encoding flavin reductase family protein, which translates to MAATAVRYLRSVGAPTATEPFDALPRPDLRAVGDDERLPVDPGEFRRVLGHFATGVTVVTAYDEAGPAGFACQSFASLSLDPPLIAFMVARTSTTWPRIAGAGAFCVNILGAHQGELCRGFAISGADKFAGVGYDRAPATGSPRLESVPAWIDCTIQAVHTGGDHLIVVGRVEALGACEDGAPLLFHRGTFGRFTA; encoded by the coding sequence ATGGCGGCCACCGCCGTCCGATACCTCAGGTCGGTCGGGGCCCCCACGGCCACCGAGCCGTTCGACGCCTTGCCGCGCCCGGACCTGCGAGCCGTCGGCGACGACGAGCGGCTGCCCGTCGACCCGGGCGAATTCCGGCGCGTCCTCGGCCACTTCGCGACCGGCGTCACCGTCGTCACGGCTTACGACGAGGCGGGCCCTGCCGGTTTCGCCTGCCAGTCCTTCGCCTCGCTCTCCCTCGATCCCCCACTGATCGCCTTCATGGTCGCCCGCACGTCGACGACCTGGCCGCGCATCGCGGGCGCCGGAGCCTTCTGCGTCAACATCCTGGGCGCGCACCAGGGCGAGCTGTGCCGGGGCTTCGCGATCAGCGGCGCGGACAAGTTCGCGGGCGTCGGGTACGACCGCGCACCGGCGACCGGGTCGCCGCGCCTGGAATCCGTACCAGCCTGGATCGACTGCACGATCCAGGCGGTGCACACGGGCGGCGACCACCTGATCGTCGTGGGCCGGGTGGAAGCCCTCGGCGCCTGTGAGGACGGTGCGCCACTGCTCTTCCACCGGGGGACGTTCGGCCGCTTCACCGCGTGA
- a CDS encoding recombinase family protein, whose translation MDVQEKAVKAWAKTNGHRIVHVSRDEGVSGATEALDRPGLSEALLLIREGEAEGLLIPRLDRLARALTVQEATLAVVWRDGGKVFTADGGEVHQDDPDDPMRTAMRQVIGVFAELDRRMVVKRLRDGRAAKAASGRKAVGAYAYGFHGDGEGRERDAAPNPTEQAAQARILELRAEGMSYRAIGAQLDSEGLPPRRAAKWSAMTVRSVCQQAGIS comes from the coding sequence CTGGACGTACAGGAGAAGGCCGTCAAGGCGTGGGCCAAGACCAACGGTCACCGCATCGTTCACGTGTCGCGCGATGAGGGCGTGTCTGGTGCGACCGAAGCGCTTGACCGTCCGGGCCTGTCAGAAGCTCTGCTGCTCATCAGGGAGGGCGAGGCAGAGGGGCTGCTGATACCTCGGCTCGACCGGTTGGCCCGTGCGCTCACAGTGCAGGAAGCCACGCTTGCTGTGGTCTGGCGTGACGGCGGGAAGGTCTTCACCGCCGATGGCGGGGAGGTCCACCAGGATGACCCTGACGACCCGATGCGCACGGCCATGCGACAGGTCATCGGCGTGTTCGCCGAACTCGATCGGCGCATGGTGGTCAAGCGTCTCCGGGACGGGCGTGCGGCCAAGGCAGCATCCGGACGGAAGGCCGTTGGGGCGTACGCCTACGGCTTCCACGGGGACGGAGAGGGGCGAGAGCGTGACGCAGCACCCAACCCCACGGAGCAGGCCGCACAGGCCCGCATACTCGAACTGAGGGCGGAGGGGATGAGCTACCGGGCCATCGGTGCGCAGCTCGACTCTGAGGGCCTGCCCCCGCGCAGAGCCGCGAAGTGGAGTGCCATGACGGTTCGCTCCGTTTGCCAGCAGGCCGGGATCTCCTGA
- a CDS encoding DUF5753 domain-containing protein, producing the protein MPEPRSPRPQRGACCAVWARGSTRTRSRPSTNTAALRLFQGQLIPGLLQTPEYTTAVFSLPPALPDETKARTVAARMERQATLYEDGRSFYFVICEHVLRWLICEPVVMAVQLDRLVSLSRLPNVTVGVVPLAGRMPDFPMTCFSIHDDRLVIVETFHSEITTRDPRDMQTYVDTFERFAGVALYGDDMRALVESIRDEFLPQEKRG; encoded by the coding sequence CTGCCCGAGCCGAGGTCACCGAGGCCACAGCGTGGCGCCTGCTGCGCCGTATGGGCCCGTGGAAGCACCAGAACACGATCAAGGCCATCGACCAACACAGCCGCTCTCAGGCTGTTTCAGGGGCAACTCATCCCCGGACTCCTCCAGACACCGGAGTACACCACGGCGGTGTTCTCCCTGCCTCCAGCTTTGCCGGACGAGACCAAGGCTCGGACGGTGGCAGCGAGGATGGAGCGGCAGGCGACGCTCTACGAAGACGGCCGGTCGTTCTACTTCGTGATCTGTGAGCACGTCCTACGGTGGCTGATCTGCGAGCCAGTCGTGATGGCGGTACAACTCGATCGGCTCGTGTCCCTGTCCCGCCTCCCCAACGTGACCGTTGGGGTGGTGCCCCTGGCTGGTCGGATGCCGGACTTCCCCATGACGTGCTTCAGCATCCACGATGACCGGCTTGTGATCGTCGAGACGTTCCACTCGGAGATCACGACACGGGACCCCAGGGACATGCAGACCTACGTGGACACCTTCGAGCGATTCGCCGGCGTGGCGCTCTACGGCGACGACATGCGCGCCCTCGTCGAGAGCATCCGAGACGAGTTCTTGCCTCAAGAGAAAAGAGGGTAG
- a CDS encoding DUF6879 family protein translates to MLSGEEFGRLFETFERTAFRLETLDVYDVEEEREEIARFLAGEDMSPEWSDNPWVRSMTDKGKSVSRVHVLRSPLTDYLRYELSAYPGNIKAGESIAIIDLAEQKVTGLPDHDFWLFDDRDVYRMHYTPEGAFIGGELLPADRLREYRGYRDVALTRAVPFAAYWERHH, encoded by the coding sequence GTGCTCAGCGGTGAGGAGTTCGGCCGTCTCTTCGAGACCTTCGAGCGGACCGCGTTCCGGCTGGAGACGCTTGACGTGTACGACGTGGAGGAGGAGCGGGAAGAGATCGCTCGGTTCCTCGCGGGTGAGGACATGAGCCCGGAGTGGAGCGACAACCCATGGGTGCGCTCGATGACCGACAAGGGCAAGAGCGTGTCCCGCGTTCATGTCCTGCGCTCCCCTCTGACTGACTACCTGCGTTACGAGCTGTCGGCTTACCCCGGCAACATCAAGGCCGGGGAGTCCATCGCGATCATTGACCTTGCCGAGCAGAAGGTGACCGGCCTACCCGATCACGACTTCTGGCTCTTCGACGACCGTGACGTGTACCGCATGCACTACACCCCCGAGGGCGCGTTCATCGGCGGTGAGCTCCTGCCTGCCGACCGGCTGAGGGAGTACCGGGGTTACCGCGACGTGGCGCTCACCCGCGCCGTGCCGTTCGCGGCCTACTGGGAGCGGCATCACTGA
- a CDS encoding GlxA family transcriptional regulator produces the protein MGDDRTHRVVVLALTGLLPFELGIPHRIFGRAKDTDGHPFYEIVTCSLSPGPVRTDADFDIHVEHGPEILATADTVVVPASYELGPVFDEGRLTEELADALAHIRPGTRMVSICTGGYVLAAAGYLDGRPATTHWSSAEHFQRLFPSVKVDADVLFIDDGDVLTSAGVAAGIDLCLHIVRRDHGTAVANDVARRTVVPPHRDGGQAQYIHRPVPEPQSATTTGAREWALSRLHEPIQLRDMADRESMSVRTFTRRFREEAGISPGQWLTRQRVERARHLLESTDLSVDQVARDAGFGTAQSMRQHLQAALGVPPTAYRRAFRAAAGG, from the coding sequence ATGGGTGATGACAGAACGCACCGGGTTGTCGTGCTGGCCCTGACCGGGCTGCTCCCCTTCGAGCTGGGCATTCCGCACCGGATCTTCGGCCGCGCCAAGGACACGGACGGCCATCCGTTCTACGAGATCGTCACCTGCTCACTGAGCCCGGGCCCCGTCCGTACGGACGCCGACTTCGACATTCACGTCGAGCACGGCCCGGAGATCCTCGCCACGGCGGACACCGTCGTCGTCCCCGCCTCGTACGAGCTGGGTCCCGTCTTCGACGAGGGCCGGCTCACCGAGGAACTGGCCGACGCCCTCGCGCACATCCGGCCCGGCACGCGCATGGTTTCCATCTGCACCGGCGGTTACGTTCTCGCCGCCGCCGGGTACCTCGACGGACGGCCCGCCACCACCCACTGGTCGTCCGCCGAGCACTTCCAGCGGCTCTTTCCCTCCGTCAAGGTCGATGCAGATGTGCTCTTCATCGACGACGGTGACGTCCTCACCTCGGCGGGCGTCGCCGCCGGCATCGACCTGTGCCTGCACATCGTGCGGCGCGACCACGGCACGGCCGTCGCCAACGACGTCGCGCGCCGCACCGTCGTACCGCCGCACCGCGACGGCGGGCAGGCCCAGTACATCCACCGGCCCGTCCCCGAACCGCAGTCGGCGACCACCACCGGCGCGCGGGAATGGGCGCTGAGTCGGCTCCACGAGCCGATCCAGCTGCGCGACATGGCCGACCGGGAGTCCATGTCGGTACGGACGTTCACCCGCCGCTTCCGCGAGGAGGCGGGCATCAGCCCCGGGCAGTGGCTGACGCGGCAGCGCGTGGAGCGGGCCAGGCATCTGCTGGAGTCCACGGATCTCTCCGTCGACCAGGTGGCACGGGACGCGGGCTTCGGTACGGCGCAGTCGATGCGGCAGCATCTGCAGGCGGCGCTGGGTGTCCCGCCGACCGCCTACCGCCGTGCGTTCCGCGCCGCCGCGGGCGGCTGA
- a CDS encoding Zn-dependent alcohol dehydrogenase gives MRGVVFDGKQPQVVDDLEIRDPGPGEVLVAVAAAGLCHSDLSVIDGTIPFPVPVVLGHEGAGVVEAVGAGVGHVVPGDHVSLSTLANCGACADCDRGRPTMCRKAIGRPGQPFSRGGEPLFQFASSSVFAERTIVRAVQAVKIPSALSLTSAALIGCGVLTGVGAVLNRAKVERGDTVVVIGTGGIGLNVIQGARIAGASAIVAVDSNPAKEAAARQFGATAFFPSAEGVRDTLPTGADHVFECVGHVGLIRQAIELLDRRGQAILLGMPSATAEASFVPAAMFLDKSILGCRYGSSRPQHDIALYAELYRQGRLLLDELVTETYPVEDFAKAADDTHHGRVARGVLTF, from the coding sequence ATGAGAGGCGTCGTCTTCGACGGCAAGCAGCCCCAGGTGGTCGACGATCTGGAGATACGGGACCCGGGGCCCGGCGAGGTGCTGGTCGCCGTCGCCGCCGCCGGGCTGTGTCACAGCGATCTGTCCGTGATCGACGGCACCATCCCCTTCCCCGTGCCGGTCGTCCTCGGACACGAGGGCGCGGGCGTGGTCGAGGCGGTCGGCGCGGGCGTCGGTCATGTCGTGCCCGGCGACCATGTCTCGCTCTCCACACTCGCCAACTGCGGCGCCTGCGCCGACTGCGACCGCGGCCGTCCCACGATGTGCCGCAAGGCGATCGGCCGTCCCGGGCAGCCCTTCTCCCGCGGCGGCGAACCTCTCTTCCAGTTCGCCTCCAGCTCCGTCTTCGCAGAACGCACGATCGTCAGGGCCGTCCAGGCGGTGAAGATCCCCAGCGCGCTGTCGCTGACGTCAGCCGCGCTGATCGGCTGCGGGGTTCTGACGGGCGTCGGAGCCGTACTGAACCGGGCAAAGGTGGAGCGCGGCGACACCGTCGTCGTGATCGGGACCGGCGGCATCGGGCTGAACGTCATCCAGGGCGCACGGATCGCGGGCGCGTCCGCGATCGTCGCCGTCGACTCGAACCCGGCGAAGGAGGCCGCGGCCCGGCAGTTCGGGGCGACGGCCTTCTTTCCGTCGGCCGAAGGCGTGCGGGACACCCTCCCGACCGGCGCGGACCATGTCTTCGAGTGCGTCGGGCACGTCGGCCTGATCCGGCAGGCGATCGAACTGCTCGACCGGCGCGGGCAGGCGATCCTGCTGGGGATGCCGTCGGCGACGGCTGAGGCGTCCTTCGTGCCCGCGGCGATGTTCCTGGACAAGTCCATCCTGGGCTGCCGTTACGGCTCCTCGCGCCCGCAGCACGACATCGCGCTGTACGCGGAGCTGTACCGGCAGGGCCGGCTGCTGCTGGACGAGCTGGTGACCGAGACGTATCCGGTCGAGGACTTCGCGAAGGCGGCGGACGACACGCACCATGGGCGGGTGGCGCGGGGCGTGCTGACTTTCTGA
- a CDS encoding acyl-CoA dehydrogenase family protein, with amino-acid sequence MDFEFGPADEAFRADARAWLDAHPVPTPRAWERELGLAGWIGIGWAEAGYGNRRADLTQQVVWAEEYARAGAPARVGHIGENLLAPTLIEHGTEQQKARFLPAIARGDELWCQGYSEPGAGSDLAGIRTAAVRDQDTYRIDGQKIWTSLAQDADWCFVLARTEPGSRRHHGLSFLLVPMDQPGRIDVRPIRQMTGTSEFNEVFFDGAEARAEHLVGGEGNGWQVAMSLLGFERGVSTLTQQIGFAEELERVIRLALQSGAAGDPVLADRLVRQWAELRTMRWNALRTLGSSDDPGAPSVAKLLWGGWHRRLGELAMAVRGAAAAIGPYDWSRERPYELDALQHLFLFTRADTIYGGSDEIQRNIIAERVLGLPREPR; translated from the coding sequence GTGGACTTCGAGTTCGGCCCAGCCGACGAGGCCTTCCGCGCCGACGCCCGCGCCTGGCTCGACGCGCACCCCGTCCCCACCCCCCGCGCCTGGGAACGCGAGCTCGGCCTCGCCGGCTGGATCGGGATCGGCTGGGCCGAAGCCGGGTACGGGAACCGGCGGGCCGATCTCACCCAGCAGGTCGTCTGGGCCGAGGAGTACGCCCGCGCCGGCGCCCCCGCCCGCGTCGGCCACATCGGCGAGAACCTGCTCGCGCCCACGCTCATCGAGCACGGCACCGAGCAGCAGAAGGCGCGCTTCCTGCCCGCGATCGCCCGTGGCGACGAGCTCTGGTGCCAGGGCTACAGCGAACCCGGCGCCGGATCCGATCTCGCCGGGATCAGGACCGCCGCGGTCCGGGACCAGGACACGTACCGGATCGACGGGCAGAAGATCTGGACCTCCCTCGCCCAGGACGCCGACTGGTGCTTCGTCCTGGCCAGGACAGAGCCCGGCTCGCGGCGCCACCATGGTCTCTCCTTCCTCCTCGTGCCCATGGACCAGCCGGGCCGTATCGACGTACGCCCCATCCGCCAGATGACCGGCACGAGCGAGTTCAACGAGGTCTTCTTCGACGGCGCCGAGGCCCGTGCCGAGCATCTCGTGGGCGGCGAGGGCAACGGCTGGCAGGTCGCGATGAGCCTGCTCGGCTTCGAGCGCGGGGTATCCACCCTGACCCAGCAGATCGGATTCGCCGAAGAGCTGGAGCGCGTGATCCGGCTGGCCCTTCAGAGCGGCGCCGCGGGCGATCCCGTGCTCGCGGACCGGCTCGTACGCCAGTGGGCCGAGCTGCGCACCATGCGCTGGAACGCCCTGCGCACGCTGGGCAGTTCGGATGACCCCGGCGCACCGAGCGTCGCCAAGCTGCTGTGGGGCGGCTGGCACCGGCGTCTCGGCGAACTCGCCATGGCCGTCCGGGGCGCCGCCGCGGCCATCGGCCCGTACGACTGGAGCCGCGAGCGCCCATACGAACTCGACGCACTGCAGCACCTGTTCCTCTTCACCCGCGCCGACACGATCTACGGCGGCTCGGACGAAATCCAGCGCAACATCATCGCCGAGCGGGTGCTCGGCCTACCGAGGGAGCCGAGATGA
- a CDS encoding SDR family oxidoreductase translates to MGNFLAGKVVAVTGAGRGIGRAVALAAAAAGARVVVNDYGVLVGGGEPTSEIASAVVKEIVAAGGEAVAVADDISTMAGGRRLVDVALAEYGRIDGVVCVAGILRERMLFNMSEEEWDPVVATHLKGTFTVFRAASAVMRKQGAGTLIGFTSGNHQGSVAQANYSAAKGGIISLVRSAALGLSKYGVTANAVAPVARTRMSANVPTELKEIGEPEDVAALVVYLLSDRAREERITGQVYTIAGPKIAVWAQPRELRAGYAEGGWTPEKIADFLPGTVGVDPMPMLARVEDMARAAASGDRPNG, encoded by the coding sequence GTGGGGAACTTCTTGGCAGGCAAGGTCGTGGCCGTCACCGGCGCGGGCCGCGGCATCGGCCGGGCGGTCGCACTGGCCGCTGCGGCGGCCGGGGCGCGGGTGGTCGTCAACGACTACGGCGTCTTGGTCGGAGGCGGCGAGCCGACGTCCGAGATCGCGTCGGCGGTCGTCAAGGAGATCGTCGCGGCGGGCGGCGAAGCGGTCGCCGTTGCCGACGACATCTCCACCATGGCCGGGGGCCGGCGGCTCGTGGACGTCGCGCTCGCCGAGTACGGGCGGATCGACGGAGTCGTGTGCGTGGCCGGGATCCTGCGCGAGCGGATGCTCTTCAACATGTCCGAGGAGGAGTGGGACCCGGTGGTCGCCACCCATCTCAAGGGCACGTTCACGGTCTTCCGGGCGGCGTCCGCGGTGATGCGCAAACAGGGCGCCGGAACCCTGATCGGCTTCACCAGCGGCAACCACCAGGGGAGCGTGGCGCAGGCCAACTACTCCGCAGCGAAGGGCGGCATCATCTCACTCGTCCGCAGCGCGGCGCTGGGCCTCAGCAAATACGGCGTCACGGCGAACGCGGTCGCGCCGGTTGCCCGTACGCGCATGTCCGCGAACGTCCCGACGGAGCTCAAGGAGATCGGCGAGCCGGAGGATGTGGCGGCGCTGGTCGTCTACCTGCTCTCCGATCGCGCCCGCGAGGAACGGATCACGGGCCAGGTCTACACGATCGCAGGCCCGAAGATCGCGGTGTGGGCGCAGCCGAGGGAACTGCGGGCCGGATACGCGGAGGGCGGCTGGACCCCGGAGAAGATCGCGGACTTCCTGCCGGGGACGGTGGGGGTGGACCCGATGCCGATGCTGGCGCGCGTCGAGGACATGGCGAGGGCGGCGGCGTCGGGGGACCGCCCGAACGGATAG
- a CDS encoding cyclase family protein, whose protein sequence is MSLPAEFHEIAKRVNNWGRWGADDEMGTLNLITDDIVKAAAGAVRSGRRVPLALPLHQDGIQTGVIPGRVNPLHTMVQINQELFGPGTVATSDDAVTMGLQAATHWDALTHVSHSGKIYNGRPADTITPHTRAQFSGIDKAMYIVSRGVLLDVARAKGLDRLPGGHAVTPEDLDEAAEFGGVTVGPGDIVLVRTGQIQVVLGGDKHAYGYPSPGLSVRTPEWFHAHDVAAVANDTFTFEIFPPEIEDLWLPVHALDLVEMGMLQGQNWNLESLSTACAEDRRYAFLLSAMPEPFVGATGTPVAPVAVL, encoded by the coding sequence ATGTCACTCCCGGCCGAGTTCCACGAGATCGCCAAACGCGTCAACAACTGGGGCCGTTGGGGCGCCGACGACGAGATGGGCACGCTGAACCTGATCACGGACGACATCGTCAAAGCCGCCGCCGGGGCCGTCCGCAGCGGTCGTCGCGTCCCCCTCGCCCTCCCCCTCCACCAGGACGGCATCCAGACCGGCGTCATCCCGGGCCGGGTGAACCCCCTGCACACGATGGTCCAGATCAATCAGGAGCTCTTCGGCCCCGGCACCGTCGCCACCAGCGACGACGCCGTGACCATGGGGCTCCAGGCCGCGACCCACTGGGACGCCCTGACCCATGTCTCCCATTCGGGGAAGATCTACAACGGCCGTCCCGCCGACACCATCACCCCGCACACCCGGGCGCAGTTCAGCGGCATCGACAAGGCCATGTACATCGTCTCCCGCGGCGTCCTGCTCGATGTCGCGCGCGCCAAGGGACTGGACCGGCTGCCCGGCGGGCATGCCGTGACGCCCGAGGATCTGGACGAGGCGGCGGAGTTCGGCGGTGTCACCGTCGGGCCCGGTGACATCGTTCTCGTACGGACGGGACAGATCCAGGTCGTCCTGGGCGGCGACAAGCACGCCTACGGCTATCCGTCCCCGGGCCTGTCGGTCCGCACCCCCGAGTGGTTCCACGCCCACGATGTCGCCGCCGTCGCGAACGACACCTTCACCTTCGAGATCTTCCCGCCGGAGATCGAGGACCTCTGGCTGCCCGTGCATGCCCTCGATCTCGTCGAGATGGGCATGCTCCAGGGCCAGAACTGGAACCTGGAGAGCCTGTCCACCGCCTGTGCTGAGGACCGGCGGTATGCGTTCCTGCTGTCCGCGATGCCCGAGCCGTTCGTCGGTGCCACCGGAACCCCCGTCGCTCCGGTCGCGGTCCTGTGA
- a CDS encoding ATP-binding protein — protein MQVLLVQLEVGPDPAEVGRARRWARSRLAGSGIGADEPLAETLIVLISELVTNAVVHTGCPAVLRMLFGAGVTEAGTVRVEVADISSCPPRPRHADGDDTNGRGLELVDGLADRWGWKPEGTGKSIWCEVDRCEVGRGAPEAVYEPGVRGFVTTL, from the coding sequence GTGCAGGTGCTTCTGGTTCAGTTGGAAGTCGGACCCGACCCCGCGGAGGTGGGACGAGCCCGCAGGTGGGCGCGATCGCGGCTCGCAGGGTCAGGGATAGGGGCCGACGAGCCGCTGGCCGAGACGCTGATCGTGCTGATCTCGGAGCTGGTCACCAACGCGGTCGTGCACACAGGATGTCCGGCGGTTCTGCGCATGCTCTTCGGCGCGGGAGTGACCGAGGCCGGGACGGTACGGGTGGAGGTCGCCGACATCAGCTCCTGCCCGCCGCGGCCACGGCACGCCGACGGCGACGACACCAACGGCCGCGGCCTGGAACTGGTCGACGGCCTCGCCGACCGGTGGGGCTGGAAGCCGGAGGGCACGGGCAAGTCCATCTGGTGCGAGGTGGACCGGTGTGAGGTGGGCCGGGGCGCACCGGAGGCTGTGTACGAGCCCGGAGTGCGGGGCTTCGTCACCACGCTGTAG